A genome region from Tenrec ecaudatus isolate mTenEca1 chromosome 13, mTenEca1.hap1, whole genome shotgun sequence includes the following:
- the LOC142424341 gene encoding large ribosomal subunit protein eL18-like, producing the protein MGVDIRHNKDRKVRRKEPKSQDIYLRLLVKLYRFLARRTNSTFNQVVLKRLFMSRTNRPPLSLSRMIRKMKLPGRENKTAVVVGTITDDVRVQEVPKLKVCALRVSSRARSRILKAGGKILTFDQLALDSPKGCGTVLLSGPRKGREVFRHFGKAPGTPHSHTKPYVCSKGWKFERARGRRASRGYKN; encoded by the coding sequence ATGGGAGTTGACATCCGCCACAACAAGGACCGAAAGGTTCGTCGCAAGGAACCCAAGAGCCAGGACATCTACCTGCGCCTCCTGGTCAAGCTATACAGGTTTCTGGCCCGACGGACCAACTCCACCTTCAACCAGGTTGTGCTGAAGAGACTGTTCATGAGTCGCACCAACCGGCCGCCCCTGTCGCTCTCTCGGATGATCCGGAAGATGAAGCTTCCTGGCCGAGAAAACAAGACCGCTGTGGTCGTGGGGACCATAACGGATGACGTGCGGGTGCAAGAGGTGCCCAAGTTGAAGGTGTGTGCCCTGCGAGTGAGCAGCCGGGCCCGCAGCCGCATCCTCAAGGCCGGGGGCAAGATTCTCACCTTTGACCAGCTGGCCCTGGACTCTCCCAAGGGCTGTGGCACTGTCCTACTGTCTGGTCCACGCAAGGGCCGCGAGGTATTCAGGCATTTCGGCAAGGCGCCAGGGACCCCCCACAGTCACACCAAACCCTATGTTTGCTCCAAGGGCTGGAAGTTCGAGCGGGCCAGAGGCCGGCGTGCCAGCCGAGGCTACAAAAACTAA